A stretch of DNA from Acidobacteriota bacterium:
CAGACCCGCCAAGAGGAAGATCACGCGAACGATCACCGTCGTCCACATGCGAATCATCTCCGAGTTTTGATGCTGCCTTTCCTTCAACGAGGCCTCCAAAAGGGTGAAGGATATCCTCTATGCGGCGGAGTATAACACACGCGCAGAGCACGTTGCTGCTACGGGATTCAGAGGAGTCGTAAACAGAGGATTGAAGATCGAGAATTGAAATCCGCCCCGCGTTGCCGCGCCCTTGAGCAAATTCCAATTCCCAATCTCTGACTGTTTATGTCACAAGCGGCGTGCTTTGATAAGACACTGAAGGGAGACACGAACTCAGTTCCTTCGAATATCCCCGCGAGCCGCAGCGCGGATACGCCGAATGTCGTCGGTCAGCGCCTTCGCCTTCGGCATTTCACCCAGAGCGCGTTGTAGCTGGACATCCCCATCGGCGAGCGCGGCGCGAGCATTCTCTTCGCCAAACGCCGCCGTGGCCACCTCGTAGCGAACTCGGCGCTTGACCCAGTCCGCATCTTTGTCAACGCGCGAGTCGTCGGATTTCAATTCCTTGTGCTCGCGGAGAAAGTTCTTGAACGCGGCCAGAACCTTGTCGCCCACGGCGTACTCGCCTTGCGCGAGCCGGTGTCTGTGATCGCACGGGCGATCGACCTTGAACTCCGACAGCCCGGCAATCTGCCCGGCTACTAAAGCGCGAGTGAATTGGAAAACGGGTTCTACCCATACCCGTTGGAGCTCAAACTCAGCCGACGGAAACTTCACCAGTACATCCGGCTGAATGCCGCCGCCGCCGTAGACCGTTCTGCCGGTATCGGTGCGTTTCTCTTCGGTTCGCTGAACCGCGTCCTTGTCGCCCCGTTTCAGATAGTAGTCGTAGAAAGAGCGGTTGTTGTACTCGCGCTGGATCAGACGTCCGCTCGGCGTATAGAAGTGCCCGGTAACAAGCCATAGACCCGAGCCGTCCGACAACGGGAACACGCTCTGCACCAATCCCTTCCCGAAGCTGTTCTCGCCGACTATTACTCCGCGGTCGTGATCTTGAAGCGCACCCGCAACGATCTCAGAAGCCGACGCCGATCTGGAGTTGATAATGACAACGATAGGAAACTCTTCGGGATTGTTGTTACTGGCAACTTCTTCGCGGGTCGGAAACGTTTGCGGACGCCCCCGCAGCGTCACTATGGGCTGCCCACGATACAGAAAAAGATTGGTGATCTTTTTCGCCTGTTCCACCAGACCGCCGGGATTGTTCCGCAGATCCAGAATGAGCGACGTCATTTCCTGTCTTTGCAGGTCTGCCAGCGCCGTGCGAATCTCGTCGTAGCTCGTGAAGTTGAATCCTCGATCGAAGTTGATGTAGCCAACGCCATTGGCGGCCATGTAGGAATTGGTCACCGACGCCAGCTTCACAGCTTCGCGAACGAACTTGAACTCGACCGGCTGACTTGCGCCCAGCCGCGCCACCTTCACCGTAACAGATGTGCCCTCCGGCCCGATCAGCTTTTGCGAGACTTGTTGGGAGTTCCAAGTCTCAGTCGATTCTCCATTGATCTGGACGATCTGATCTCCGTAGCGTATGCCGCCACGATGAGCCGGAGTCGCATCGAACGGCGACATGATATAGACCCTGTCGTTTCGCTGCGCTATGGTCGAGCCTATCCCGGAATAACGGCTGCGCTGATCCTGTTGGACCTTCTCCCACTCTTTAGCGTCGAAATAGCTGGAGTGCGGGTCGAGCGTGTGAAGCATGCCAAGGATCGAAGCCTTGGTCAGCTTGCTGAAATCAACCTGCCCGGCGTAGTTGTCTTTCGCGACCAGAACCGCCTTAGCAAAGTCTTCGGCAATCTGCTGCCGCGCCGTAGAGACGTCCGCTCTCTGTCCGAGAAGCTTCTGAGCGGGATGCGCGCCTGCAAATGTAATTGGGATGATGAGAGCGACAACAAGCAACCAGTAGCGCTTCTTAGATTTCATCGTGAGCTTTCACCTCGAAAACGATTCACTCGAGTCACAGCAGTTGGAAGTTTCGCCAGTACGCCTTCAGCAATCGTCCAGAAGAAATCTTAGCGGAAAGGGATTGCCAAAACAACTGGAGCTTCGAGGTAGCATAAACTTCGCCTGTGGATCGGTCGCTCAGTCTCACTGGTGGGAAGTCTCCAGCAAGGATGGTTTACACAGGAACTCAGCAAAAGCAGCGGCCCGAGCCTTATGAGCTCGGGCCGCCGTGTATCCCAGACTGTCTAGTTGGCTAATTCCTTCGCGGCTCTACGTCGCGCGAGCTCCGCAAGCGATGAAGGTCCTCTGCCATCGTTCTGGCCTTTGGTATTTCGGTGATCGCTCGCTGCATCTGAAGGTCAGTTTCCAACAGCACCTGATACGCCGTTTCGACTCCGTACGCCGCGGTCACCATCTCGTAGCGGATCTGGCGCTTGATGAAGTCAGCTTCCTTGTCCACACGCGAGTCGTCCACTTTGAGTTCCTTGTGGTCTCGCAGGAAGCTCTTGAACGCGGGAAGGACCTTGTCGGTGATCTGATACTCGTTCGCCGCGAGATGGTGGCGATGATCAGCCTGCCGATCCAGCTTGAATTCCAAACACCCCTGAATCTGCCCTGCTGCAAGTTGGTGCGCAAACTCGAAGACGGGGTCGAACCATACGCGCTGAAGCTCGATGTCGCGCTGGGAAACTCTTACTTTCGCCTCGACGTCTGGATCGATTCCTCCGCCACCGTAGACCGGCCGGCCCGAGTCGGTTCGCTTCGCATCAGTGTGCGTTCCGTTCTTGTCGTCGCCGCGTTTGAGGCTGTAGTCGTAGAACGAGCGCCCGCTGTAGTCGCGCTGAATCAGCCGCCCGCTTGGCGTGTAGTAGTGACCAGTCGTCAATATCAGCGCCGATCCGTCCGCCAGCGGGAACGGGCTCTGCACAAGACCCTTGCCAAAACTGTTTTCGCCAACAAGCCGTGCGCGGTCGTGGTCCTGCAACGCGCCGGCAACGATCTCAGCCGCCGAAGCCGATAGCCTGTTAATCAAAACGACGATCGGATATTCCTCCGGAGCGGTGTTGTTGGCAACAAATTCCCTGGACTGAAAGACCCCGGGGCGTCCGCGCATGGACAATATCTTCTGCCCGCTATACAGGAACAGGTTCGATACGCGCTGTGCCTGGTCGACCAGCCCGCCGCGGTTGCTTCTGAGGTCGAGTATCAGTGAGGTCATCCCCTGCTGCCGCAGTTCTCGGAGAGCCCTGTTCACTTCATCGTAGGTGGTTGTGTTGAATCCCCGCTCGAGATTGACGTAGCCGACTCCGCCCGCGAGCATGAAGTAGTTCGCGACCGATGGCAGCGGAACGGGTCCGCGCGTCAGCTTGAAGTCTATCGGCTTATCGACGCCCAGCCGGGCTATCTTGACGTTTACCGTGGTGCCTTCCGGGCCAAGCAGCTTGCTTCTGACTTGAGCCTGAGTCCAACCGTTGGTCGACTCGCCGTTGATCCCGGCAATATGATCCCCGTAACGAAGCCCGGCTCTGTACGACGCGGTCCCCTGGGTCGGCGAGACGATATACACCTTCCCGTAGTGTTGAATGATCGTCGAACCGATGCCGTAGTATCGGCTGCTCTGATCGTTCTGGAAGTCTTCCCATTGCTGCCGGTCGAAATATGCCGAGTGGGGATCGAGCGTGCGAAGCATCCCCCCGATGGATGCTTTGGTTACCTTGTTGAACTCAACCTGGCCCGCGAAATTGTCCTTCGCGACGACGATGGCATTTGCAAAGTCTTCGGCGATTCGCTGGCGAGCTGCCATATCGGCTGGGCTTTGCCCCGTCGAACGCTGCCCAGTGTGCGCACCGGCAAACGTGAGCGGCAGCACAAGCGTCAAGACTAACAGCCAGTGTCGCTTCTTGAATCTCATCTCGAGCCCTTTCGTGTGAGTGATCATCATCCGCGGGCCGCCCCAAAACGAATGTTACGCCGCAAGATACTTGGCGATTTTACAGGACGGATAACTGGAAAACAACCGTAAGCTGGAAAGCGTCGTTGATTGAACGGGCGCTTTGCTTCTGTTAGTTTTAAGAGCGATTCATTCGTGCATCGTGAATGTCATCTGACAACCATTGAACCAAGCCGTCAACGAACCCTCTCTTCGCACTTGCCCTGGCTGCGGCACTCAAACGCCCGCTGAGGACCCTCGGTGCGCGCACTGCGGTCTCAGTTCAATCGATGTGGTGTTCGCCGACCGCAAGGCTGATTCGGAGCGCCGCTTCCTGCAGGCGTTATTCACTCGCTCAAATCCGTTCACGATGATCTTCATCGGGATCAATGTTGGGATCTTCGTGTTGATGTGCCTGGCAGGTGGTTTCGCCGTGACCTCATCCGATCCCGCGGTGTTGCTGGGATTCGGCGCAAAACAAAACAGCTTGATTGCCGGCCAGCATCAATACTGGCGGCTGATCACTTCGATCTTCATTCACATCGGGTTCATTCACCTGTTCCTCAACAACTACGCGTTGTGGATCATCGGCCAGGAGATCGAGCGCATCTACGGTTCGGCTCGTTTTGTGGTTCTCTACCTGGCCACAGGCATTGTCGGTTCAGTTGGCAGCTACGTCTTCAATCCCGAGGCGACATCGGCCGGCGCTTCGGGCGCCATTTTCGGGCTGTTTGGGGTGATGGCAACCTTCGCGTTCAAGTACAGGAGAGAAATCCCCGAGTTGCTGAGCCGCGAGATCAAGCGGCGTGTGATTCCGATCATCGCAATCAATTTAGTGTTCGGCTTCTCAGTCAGAATAGTCGATAACGCGGCGCACATCGGAGGTCTGCTGACTGGAATCGCGCTCGCCTTGGCAGTCCCATACAAACGGCCACACGAACGAATCACCCCAGCGGTCTGGCGCGCGCTGCATATCATCTGCCTTGCGGTTATTCTTATCTCGTTCGTCAGCGCGTTCCGAGCATACAACGGACCGAGCCTGGGCTTTTCGAACCTTACCCGGCGTCCCGGCTCGAGCGTTGTGAAGTACTTCGATCAAATGAAAGAGGCCGCCAGATCGTTAAGCCAGTCTATCGAGTTTGGCGCCGCGCCGCTCGACTCCGGGAGCGAGGCGGCTGGCGTGAAACCGGCCCTCGCCGCGGTCGAACTAGGAATCCGGGCCGTCAATGCGGTACCTCAGATGGACTCCGACGCCGATCAATACCGCAAGCGATTACTTGAATTGTTAGTCGGGCAGAAAGAAATTCTGGATCGATTCGCGCGGACGAACTCAAAGAACCGCAACTCGCTGATTGCTGAAGAGGAAATGCTCAAGAATCGCTACAATCAGTTCCTGGCGGATTATGGTAGATGGATACCGGGATTTTTGAAGGAACACGGGTACGAGCTCGGCGAAGCAAATGATCGGTGAGTCCGTTCGCAGACGGAATGGGCGGGATCACGGCTCGGACAATCGCTCGACGTCCAGGATGGGTACGCGCCGTCTCCCGCTCTTGAAGTAAGTCTTCGCGGGCCATCCGAACTTCGCGCGTTGAGCGGTGAGGCTGTCCTTGCCGTGAGCGATAGGACGAACCTTGTTTGGCTCGAGTGCAAGGACCCCTTCCACGCGATCCGCCAATAAGCCCAACTGCGCATCGCCCTTCACCAGAATCAAACGCCGCTTGGCCGGCTCCTGGCTCACCTCGAGGCCGAGATCCATCACCACAGTCATGCGGCCTCGCACACTCGCGAGCCCTGCAACACCATCCGGCGGACCCGGCAGCGGAGTGATTCGCGGACAGTCAACGACTCCTTCAGTGCTCTCCACGCCGATCGCGTACGGCGCGCCGCCGACTTCAAACATCAACACCGAGACAAGCTCCGTCTTGCCGTCGCCCCCACCAGGCGAGCCGAACTCCAGCGGCAAAGCAGCTATTGTGCGGCGAGCGCTCGCGTACTTGTCCCTGGGTGATTCCGGCATTTGCTTTTGTGACTCCGCTTTCACGACCGAATGCTTCTGAGAACAAGCAAGCTCGGCAGGTCCAATACGAGGGCGACATCGCCCCCTTCCAGATCGACTGCGCCAACTATTCCCTTCAGCCGGCGTCCGATCGAGCCGAGCGACTTCACTATGATTTCACGTTGCTCATCGAACTGCTCGACTGCGACCGCCACGTTTCTGTCCGCCGCTGATATGACCAACACCGGTACCTTGATCGAGCCGGCGTCCGCTGCCCGTTTCCCGCCACCATTTTGACCGCCGTCCGGTTGATGAAGCAGGCGCGCGCCTCCCAGCCCGAGCACGTATCCAAGCTCGACCAGCGGAATCGCCGCATCCCGCCAACCGATGGTCCTTCTGCCATCGCGGCCAAGTATTTCCTCCGGACGGACATAGAGAAGCTCGATGATCTGAGCGACATTGACGGCGTATCGCCAACCACTAGCTCGAACGATGAACGCCGAGATCATCACCAGCGTCGTCGGAACTGCCAGCTCGAAGGTGGTCCATTTCCCTTCCTCGGAGGCAATTCGAACCTCTCCTCCAAGCTCGTATATGGTCCTCTCGACCGCATCAAGCCCAACGCCGCGGCCGGATACGGCCGAGACGCGCTCAGCCGTGGACAAGCCTGGGCGCAAGATCAATCGCAACGTCTCCTCTTCGCTGAGGATTTCATCAGGAGCGATCAGTCCGGCTTCGATGGCCCGGCGCCGCACCTCGGCTTGACCTATTCCGCGCCCATCATCGGTGATAGATATAACTGCGCGCGTGCCTTCGAGTCTTGCTTCGAGCTTGATCTTTCCGCGAGCGCTCTTCCCCGTCATTCTTCGCTCTTCAGCAGTCTCGAGCCCGTGGTCCACCGCGTTGCGCAGAACGTGATAGATCGAGTCAGCCACGCGATCGACTATCACCTTATCCAGTTGCGTTTCGCGACCGGTCAGGTCTACCGAGACCGACTTGCCAAGTTCGCGAGCGAGTCGCCCGGCCAAACGTGCCGCGCGCGTAAACGTCTGCGCAAGCGAAACCATTCGAAGCTCGACAAGCCGCTCTTCCAATTCGAGGAATTCGCGCTTCATACGGCGCGCGCTGAACCTCAGGTCAGACCTTTCGCGTGCGCCGAGGTTGGCGGCCCCCAGGAAGGTCTCGGCCATTGACGTCAGCTTTTCCATCCCGATCGACAGCTCGTGAGCCAGACCCGATAGCTCGTCGATCTGCGACATGTCGACTCGGACGCTCGGAGAAAGGGGCTGCAATGATTCTTGAGCGAAACTCGGTGGTAGAACAGCGTCAAGATCCCCGGTCGCGTCCTTGGTGGTTGCGCCCCTTCCCGGCATAATGCGGCCCGCGGCCCTCAGCGCGGCCCCGGCCTTGCGCCAGGTCGAGCGTTCGAGGCGCGCGACGCGCCCGCCAAACGAGCCGGCTATTCGTTTTACGTCGGCTTCCTTGAGCCCGGCCGCGAACACCAGCTTGAACCCGACAAGCGAAGCCTCCGCTGTTTTCTCAGGCAGAGTTGTGATCAATTCGCCGGCCTCTTCGAGCCTGGCGGAGAGCGCTCGATATTGAGTGTCGAGTTTGCCGACATCAAACGTCACCGTGATAGCGTAGAATGATCTGCCCGCGCGAACGTTCTCGTTGATGCGATGCGCCTCGTAATCGGTCAGCAGCGTCCGCTCGCGATCGGATAGGTTGAGCGACTCCAGCCCGCTATCTTCTCTCTTTACACGCTCGCGAGACTTCAATGCGACCGCGGCCAGAAGCAGACGGAGCCTTTCGAAGTCTTCTTCGCCTGCGGTTCCGCGCGCGGCGCCGCCCACCAGCGCCGCCAGTCCGCTCGCGGCTTCTTGTAGCGCGGCGCTGGTTCGTTCATTCAGCGCGAGCTGACCTAGCCTCAGATCGTCCAGAATGTCTTCGAAGTCGTGAGCCAGCGATTGCACCTCAGCCAGACCCATCATTCCGGAAAGGCCTTTCAGCGAGTGAACAGT
This window harbors:
- a CDS encoding S41 family peptidase, producing MKSKKRYWLLVVALIIPITFAGAHPAQKLLGQRADVSTARQQIAEDFAKAVLVAKDNYAGQVDFSKLTKASILGMLHTLDPHSSYFDAKEWEKVQQDQRSRYSGIGSTIAQRNDRVYIMSPFDATPAHRGGIRYGDQIVQINGESTETWNSQQVSQKLIGPEGTSVTVKVARLGASQPVEFKFVREAVKLASVTNSYMAANGVGYINFDRGFNFTSYDEIRTALADLQRQEMTSLILDLRNNPGGLVEQAKKITNLFLYRGQPIVTLRGRPQTFPTREEVASNNNPEEFPIVVIINSRSASASEIVAGALQDHDRGVIVGENSFGKGLVQSVFPLSDGSGLWLVTGHFYTPSGRLIQREYNNRSFYDYYLKRGDKDAVQRTEEKRTDTGRTVYGGGGIQPDVLVKFPSAEFELQRVWVEPVFQFTRALVAGQIAGLSEFKVDRPCDHRHRLAQGEYAVGDKVLAAFKNFLREHKELKSDDSRVDKDADWVKRRVRYEVATAAFGEENARAALADGDVQLQRALGEMPKAKALTDDIRRIRAAARGDIRRN
- a CDS encoding S41 family peptidase, which gives rise to MMITHTKGLEMRFKKRHWLLVLTLVLPLTFAGAHTGQRSTGQSPADMAARQRIAEDFANAIVVAKDNFAGQVEFNKVTKASIGGMLRTLDPHSAYFDRQQWEDFQNDQSSRYYGIGSTIIQHYGKVYIVSPTQGTASYRAGLRYGDHIAGINGESTNGWTQAQVRSKLLGPEGTTVNVKIARLGVDKPIDFKLTRGPVPLPSVANYFMLAGGVGYVNLERGFNTTTYDEVNRALRELRQQGMTSLILDLRSNRGGLVDQAQRVSNLFLYSGQKILSMRGRPGVFQSREFVANNTAPEEYPIVVLINRLSASAAEIVAGALQDHDRARLVGENSFGKGLVQSPFPLADGSALILTTGHYYTPSGRLIQRDYSGRSFYDYSLKRGDDKNGTHTDAKRTDSGRPVYGGGGIDPDVEAKVRVSQRDIELQRVWFDPVFEFAHQLAAGQIQGCLEFKLDRQADHRHHLAANEYQITDKVLPAFKSFLRDHKELKVDDSRVDKEADFIKRQIRYEMVTAAYGVETAYQVLLETDLQMQRAITEIPKARTMAEDLHRLRSSRDVEPRRN
- a CDS encoding rhomboid family intramembrane serine protease; the protein is MNQAVNEPSLRTCPGCGTQTPAEDPRCAHCGLSSIDVVFADRKADSERRFLQALFTRSNPFTMIFIGINVGIFVLMCLAGGFAVTSSDPAVLLGFGAKQNSLIAGQHQYWRLITSIFIHIGFIHLFLNNYALWIIGQEIERIYGSARFVVLYLATGIVGSVGSYVFNPEATSAGASGAIFGLFGVMATFAFKYRREIPELLSREIKRRVIPIIAINLVFGFSVRIVDNAAHIGGLLTGIALALAVPYKRPHERITPAVWRALHIICLAVILISFVSAFRAYNGPSLGFSNLTRRPGSSVVKYFDQMKEAARSLSQSIEFGAAPLDSGSEAAGVKPALAAVELGIRAVNAVPQMDSDADQYRKRLLELLVGQKEILDRFARTNSKNRNSLIAEEEMLKNRYNQFLADYGRWIPGFLKEHGYELGEANDR
- a CDS encoding chemotaxis protein CheW; the encoded protein is MPESPRDKYASARRTIAALPLEFGSPGGGDGKTELVSVLMFEVGGAPYAIGVESTEGVVDCPRITPLPGPPDGVAGLASVRGRMTVVMDLGLEVSQEPAKRRLILVKGDAQLGLLADRVEGVLALEPNKVRPIAHGKDSLTAQRAKFGWPAKTYFKSGRRRVPILDVERLSEP
- a CDS encoding ATP-binding protein, with amino-acid sequence MIDDKALLNEYLSESEELLDSLLADLDSLASRGGESPDTNLINRAFRTVHSLKGLSGMMGLAEVQSLAHDFEDILDDLRLGQLALNERTSAALQEAASGLAALVGGAARGTAGEEDFERLRLLLAAVALKSRERVKREDSGLESLNLSDRERTLLTDYEAHRINENVRAGRSFYAITVTFDVGKLDTQYRALSARLEEAGELITTLPEKTAEASLVGFKLVFAAGLKEADVKRIAGSFGGRVARLERSTWRKAGAALRAAGRIMPGRGATTKDATGDLDAVLPPSFAQESLQPLSPSVRVDMSQIDELSGLAHELSIGMEKLTSMAETFLGAANLGARERSDLRFSARRMKREFLELEERLVELRMVSLAQTFTRAARLAGRLARELGKSVSVDLTGRETQLDKVIVDRVADSIYHVLRNAVDHGLETAEERRMTGKSARGKIKLEARLEGTRAVISITDDGRGIGQAEVRRRAIEAGLIAPDEILSEEETLRLILRPGLSTAERVSAVSGRGVGLDAVERTIYELGGEVRIASEEGKWTTFELAVPTTLVMISAFIVRASGWRYAVNVAQIIELLYVRPEEILGRDGRRTIGWRDAAIPLVELGYVLGLGGARLLHQPDGGQNGGGKRAADAGSIKVPVLVISAADRNVAVAVEQFDEQREIIVKSLGSIGRRLKGIVGAVDLEGGDVALVLDLPSLLVLRSIRS